The sequence CTGCAGCAGGTGTCGCGAGAACACGATGCCGGCGAAGATCAGCAAGTTCTTGGTCCACTGCTTGGGACGCAGCGCCTGAATCAGGGCGACGATCATCGCGCTCGCTCCCGAACCGGCTTCGTGCGCGCCGTTCCGGTGCGCCTGGCCGTCCCGGAGCGCTTCGGCGTCGCGCCGCGCTGCTTCGTCGCGCCGCGTTTCGGCCCCGCGCGCTCGGCCAGGTCGCCGAACAGCGCGCGCTCGACCAGCAGACAGAACGTGTGCCCCATCGCGATGTGGCCCTCCTGAATGTGCGGCGTCACCGCGTGCGGACTCACCAGAGCGAGATCGCACATCGCCGCGAATTCGCCGCCGCGTGCACCCGTCATACCGATCACGGTCATCCCGAGCGCATGGGCGGTGGTGACCGCTCGCCTCACGCTCTCGGACTTACCGCTGGTGGAGATGGCGACCAGGACGTCGCCCGGGCAACCGATACCCTCGAGCTGGCGCGCGAACACGTCGTCGTAACCGTAGTCGTTGCCGATCGCGGTCAGCGCCGAGGAGTTGGTGGTGAGTGCGACCGATGGCAGCCCCGGCCGGTCGATCAGGTAGCGCCCCGCGAACTCGCAGGCCAGGTGCTGGGCGTCGGCGGCACTGCCCCCGTTGCCGCAGAAGAACGCGGTGCCGCCGTTTTCGAAGCAGGCGATCAGGATCTCGGCGGCGGCGGCGACACTTCCCGCATTGCGCTTGTGAATCGTGGCGAGCGTGCGCGCGGATTCGGCGAGCGAGGTGCGTGCCGCGCGCTCGAGCGGGCCACGCGCCGCATCATCGGAGCCCGGGCGGCGAGTGCGAACCATCGTGTCCCCCTTCCGTGGAGTGCGCCTCACTGCGCCACCTCGTCGAGGTAGCGATCGACGGCATCCTGCCAGTCCGGCATGCGAGCACCCGTGACATGCTCATACCACAACGGACTCATCACCGAGTAGGCCGGACGCGGCGCCGGTCGGACGAACGCGGCCGAATCGGTCGGTCCGAGCCCGCCGGCGAGGCCCGCGCGATCGAGAAAATAGCGCGCAAAACCGTACCACGTGCAATCGCCCCGATTCGTCACCTGCGCGGTGCCACACGCACCGGCGGCGACCAGCCGCGTCAGCGCGTCCGCCAGATCGACGGTGTAGGTCGGCGAGCCGCGCTGATCGTCCACGACCTTCAAGGCGTCGCCGGCGCGGGCCTTGCGCAGCATGGTGTCGACGAAGTTCGGGCCGCCGTGCCCGAACAACCACGAGGTCCGTACCACGACGTGGCGAGGATTCAGATGACGGACCGCCTGCTCGCCCGCGCGCTTGGACGCGCCGTAGACCGAGCGCGGCGCGGTCGCGTCCCACTCGCGATAGGGCGCGTCCGCGCGACCGTCGAACACGTAGTCGGAGGAGATCGCCACCACCCCGGCCGCGTGCTCCGCCGCCACCTGCGCTGCGTTTCCAGCCCCCACACCATTGACCAGGAAGGCGAGGTCGGCGTTCGACTCGCAATCGTCGACGCGCGTGAACGCGGCCAGGTGCACGATCCACTGCGGGCGAAAGTCGCGACACGCCTCGCGCAGCGAACCGAGCTTCGTCACATCGGCGCGCGAGCGATCGAGCCCCAGGACCTGGTGGCCGGCGCGCTCGAACGCGGGCACCGCCGCCTGACCCAGCATGCCCGCCGCCCCGGTGATCGCGATTCTCATGCGCGGCTCCTGCGCTCGAAGGCCGCCACCGCTCTCGGGGACCGCGTCCCGCTCACGCCAGCTCGACCCGACTCGAGTCGCCGATCATGAGTCGATGCGCCCGCGGCCGCAGCGGACTCGAGGTCACCACCGCGTCCTTGCCGATCAGGCTCGATTCGATGCGATGCTCGATCTGTCGAATGACGCTGCGCTCGAGCACGATCGAGTGTTCGATCTCGGCGCGATCGATCACCGCCCCATCGCCGATCGCGGTGAACGGGCCGACGTAGGCGTCGAGCACCTGGGCGCCCGGCCCGATCACCAGCGGCCCGCGCAGGCGGGAACGCTCGACGCGCGCGCCGGCCGCGACGTACACGGCGCCTTCGATCTGGGTCGCTGCGTCGACCGTGCCGACGATCTCGTGGCGGAGATCCGCCAGGATGATGCGATTCGCCTCGAGCAGATCCTCGACCTTGCCGGTGTCCTTCCACCAGCCGCTGATCACGTGCGAGCGCACCGGATGTCCGTTTGAGATCAGCCACTGGATCGCATCCGTGATCTCGAACTCGCCGCGAGCACTGGGCTGGATCGCGTTCACCGCCTCGAACACGCTGGGTCCGAACAGATAGACGCCGACCAGTGCCAGATCGCTCTTCGGGTGCTTCGGCTTCTCTTCGAGCCGCACCACGCGCTCGCCCTCCAGCTCCGCCACCCCGAACTCGCTGGGGTTCGGCACGTGTGCGAGCAGGATCTGCGCGTGCGGCTGCTCGCGCTCGAACTCGCGCACGAACTCGCCGATGCCGTCCTTGATCAGGTTGTCGCCGAGGTACATGACGAACGGAGCACCCGCGATGAAGCGTTCCGAGATCTTGACCGCGTGCGCGAGGCCGAGCGGCGCCTCCTGCTCGATGTAGGTCACCGCGAGCCCGAAGCGCGAACCATCGCCCACCGCCGCCCGGATCTCGGCCTGGCTGTTGACCAGCACCGAGACGCGTTCTCCGGTGCGGCGATCCGGCTCCAGCATTTCGCGTGGATCGCTCACGATGATGCCGACCTCGCGGATGCCGGCGTCTCGCAGCGCTTCGAGGCCATAGAACAGCACCGGCTTGTTCGCGACCGGCACCAGCTGCTTGGCACTGGTGTGCGTGATCGGGCGCAGTCGGGTGCCGCGGCCACCGGCAAGGACGAGTGCCTTCATGCTCCGAAGGCCTCGACCAGCAGCCGCTTCGCCTCGGCGAGCGCGTCGCCGAGCCTCGCCACGTCCTTGCCGCCCGCGAGCGCCAGATGCGGCTTGCCGCCGCCCGAGCCGCCGGTCACCTGAGCGACCTTCTTGACCAGCTCCGAAGCGCTGAGCTTCTTCGAGGCGACCAGATCGTCGGTGACCGCGGCGAGAAACGTGAGCTTGCCGCCACCCTGGAGCGCCAGCACCGCGGCGCCGGTCTTGAGCGCACCACGCAACCGATCGGCGGCATCGCGCACCGCATTCGCATCGGCCTCCGAAGTGATCTCGGCCACCAGCCAACGTCCGCCCGGCGCCTCGGTCGCACTCGCGACCAGCCGCTGCATCTCGGCTTCGAGCCCGCCCTTCTGGGCTTCCGACTGGGCGCGCCGCAGCCGGTCGGTCTCGGCGCGCAGCTTCTCGATCTGCTCGGGCAGCAGCTCCGCCTTGACCTGCAATGCCGCGGCCGCGCGTTCGAGCAGCGCGCCTCGCGACTTGAGCCACTCGAGTGCTGCGTGACCGCAATGCGCTTCGAGCCGCCGCACCCCGCTCGCCACCGCCGAGTCCGCGACGATCACGAATGCCCCGATGTCGCCGGTGCGGCGCACGTGGGTGCCGCCGCACAGCTCGCGACTGATCGGCAGCTGCGCCTGCTCGATGCCCGCCACCGTCACCATGCGCACCACGGCCCCGTATTTCTCGCCGAACAGCGCCATCGCCCCGAGCTTCTTCGCCTCGTCGATCGGCATCTCTTCCCACTTCACCTCGGTATTCCGCAACGCCCACTCGGCGACTCGATGCTCGATGAGCGAGAGCTGCGCCTCACTCGGCGCCTCGAAGTGGGTGTAGTCGAAACGCAGTCGATCCGCGGCGACCAGCGAGCCCGCCTGTCGCACGTGAGCTCCGAGCACGTCGCGCAGGACCGCATGCAACAGGTGCGTCGCCGTGTGATGGCGCATCACCGGAAAGCGATGACCGGGCTCCACGCGCGCCTTGAGCCCGCCGCGCGCCCCGGCCGACAACAGCGTGTCGCGGGTTCCGTTCGTGAATCGCACCCGGTGCACGATCGCGTCGCCTTCCTTGTAAACGTGCACCAGTTCGACCGCGAGTCCGATGGTCTCCAGCCGGCCGTGATCGGCGACCTGGCCGCCCGACTCGGCGTAGAACGGCGTGCGGTCGAGCACCAGCTCGAGCTCGTGCGCTCCAACTTCGCGCCAGCGGCGGATCGTGAGGTCGTCGGGCTGCAGCTGCTTGTAGCCCACGAACTCCGAGTGCGAGCCCTCGGTGACGGCGGTCCACGCGGCGCGCGGGCCTTCGACTGCGTGCTCGAACTTGCTGGCAGCGCGAGCGCGCGTGCGCTGACCCTCCATGGCGCGCTCGAATCCCGCGTGATCCACCACCACTCCGCGCTCCGCCGCGATCTCCTCGGTCAGCTCGATCGGGAATCCATAGGTGTCGTGGAGCTGGAACGCCTCCTCGCCAGTGAGCGTCTTCGATCCGGCGGCGAGCGCCGCCTCGAGCCGCGTCAGACCCGCTTCGTAGGTCTCGCCGAAACTCGCTTCCTCCTGCTCGAGCGCGCGCGCGATCTGCGCGCGGCTGCGCTCGAGCTCCGGGTAATCGTCGCCATAGTTCTCGACGATGAGTCCCGCGAGCTTCGCCATGATCGGTTCGGCCAGCTTGAGGCCGCGGGTGGAACGCGCGCGCACCACCGCACGCCGCAGCAGGCGGCGCAGCACGTAGCCCGCGCCTTCGTTGCCGGGGATCGCGCCTTCGCCGATCGCGAACGTCAGCGCGCGCGCGTGATCCGCGAGGATGCTCGCGTTGACGCGGGCCACTCTCGCGTCGCGCGCGCCGTCGTGCGGCGCCGCGAGCACCGCCTCGACCAGCGGAGCGAACAGGTCGGTCTCGTGGATGACGCGCTTGTCCTGCATCAGCAGCGCGAGCCGGTCGAGGCCCATGCCGGTGTCGATGCCGGGGCGCGGCAGCGGCTTCAACGAGCCGTCGGCCTGCGCGTCGAATTGCGGGAACACGAGGTTCCAGAACTCCATGAAGCGGTCGCCGGGGTCGCCCGGCCGCTCACCCCAGAACGCATCCTCCGGCAGATACTCGGGGCGTTGTTCGCCCAGATCGAAGTAGATCTCGCTGCTCGGACCGCACGCGCCCTGACCGCCGGCCGGCCCCCAGAAGTTGTCGGCCCTTCCCAGCAGCACGATGCGCGACTCGGGCACACCCATCTTCTTCCACAGAGCGATCGCCTCGTCG is a genomic window of Candidatus Eisenbacteria bacterium containing:
- the alaS gene encoding alanine--tRNA ligase; this encodes MTGTSTSTRPRAAAELRKAFLDFFIARGHTAVPSSPLVPNDPTLLFTTAGMVQFKPYYTEAGEVPYTRATSIQKCLRLTDLENVGRTPRHATFFEMLGNFSFGPRERGAYFKEEAIAMAWEFVTRVLQMPVDRLYPSVFEGEGALPRDDEAIALWKKMGVPESRIVLLGRADNFWGPAGGQGACGPSSEIYFDLGEQRPEYLPEDAFWGERPGDPGDRFMEFWNLVFPQFDAQADGSLKPLPRPGIDTGMGLDRLALLMQDKRVIHETDLFAPLVEAVLAAPHDGARDARVARVNASILADHARALTFAIGEGAIPGNEGAGYVLRRLLRRAVVRARSTRGLKLAEPIMAKLAGLIVENYGDDYPELERSRAQIARALEQEEASFGETYEAGLTRLEAALAAGSKTLTGEEAFQLHDTYGFPIELTEEIAAERGVVVDHAGFERAMEGQRTRARAASKFEHAVEGPRAAWTAVTEGSHSEFVGYKQLQPDDLTIRRWREVGAHELELVLDRTPFYAESGGQVADHGRLETIGLAVELVHVYKEGDAIVHRVRFTNGTRDTLLSAGARGGLKARVEPGHRFPVMRHHTATHLLHAVLRDVLGAHVRQAGSLVAADRLRFDYTHFEAPSEAQLSLIEHRVAEWALRNTEVKWEEMPIDEAKKLGAMALFGEKYGAVVRMVTVAGIEQAQLPISRELCGGTHVRRTGDIGAFVIVADSAVASGVRRLEAHCGHAALEWLKSRGALLERAAAALQVKAELLPEQIEKLRAETDRLRRAQSEAQKGGLEAEMQRLVASATEAPGGRWLVAEITSEADANAVRDAADRLRGALKTGAAVLALQGGGKLTFLAAVTDDLVASKKLSASELVKKVAQVTGGSGGGKPHLALAGGKDVARLGDALAEAKRLLVEAFGA
- a CDS encoding glucose-1-phosphate thymidylyltransferase, which produces MKALVLAGGRGTRLRPITHTSAKQLVPVANKPVLFYGLEALRDAGIREVGIIVSDPREMLEPDRRTGERVSVLVNSQAEIRAAVGDGSRFGLAVTYIEQEAPLGLAHAVKISERFIAGAPFVMYLGDNLIKDGIGEFVREFEREQPHAQILLAHVPNPSEFGVAELEGERVVRLEEKPKHPKSDLALVGVYLFGPSVFEAVNAIQPSARGEFEITDAIQWLISNGHPVRSHVISGWWKDTGKVEDLLEANRIILADLRHEIVGTVDAATQIEGAVYVAAGARVERSRLRGPLVIGPGAQVLDAYVGPFTAIGDGAVIDRAEIEHSIVLERSVIRQIEHRIESSLIGKDAVVTSSPLRPRAHRLMIGDSSRVELA
- a CDS encoding D-sedoheptulose 7-phosphate isomerase, whose product is MVRTRRPGSDDAARGPLERAARTSLAESARTLATIHKRNAGSVAAAAEILIACFENGGTAFFCGNGGSAADAQHLACEFAGRYLIDRPGLPSVALTTNSSALTAIGNDYGYDDVFARQLEGIGCPGDVLVAISTSGKSESVRRAVTTAHALGMTVIGMTGARGGEFAAMCDLALVSPHAVTPHIQEGHIAMGHTFCLLVERALFGDLAERAGPKRGATKQRGATPKRSGTARRTGTARTKPVRERAR
- the rfbD gene encoding dTDP-4-dehydrorhamnose reductase, producing MRIAITGAAGMLGQAAVPAFERAGHQVLGLDRSRADVTKLGSLREACRDFRPQWIVHLAAFTRVDDCESNADLAFLVNGVGAGNAAQVAAEHAAGVVAISSDYVFDGRADAPYREWDATAPRSVYGASKRAGEQAVRHLNPRHVVVRTSWLFGHGGPNFVDTMLRKARAGDALKVVDDQRGSPTYTVDLADALTRLVAAGACGTAQVTNRGDCTWYGFARYFLDRAGLAGGLGPTDSAAFVRPAPRPAYSVMSPLWYEHVTGARMPDWQDAVDRYLDEVAQ